The following are from one region of the Petrotoga sibirica DSM 13575 genome:
- the tgt gene encoding tRNA guanosine(34) transglycosylase Tgt gives MDDSPIKFELIHTDKYTGARRGRIITKHGTIETPVFMPVGTNATVKTLTNSLLNDINSEIILANAFHLYLRPGLEILEHFKGLHNFMNWEKPILTDSGGFQVFSLPNTKLTDEKVIFKSPLDGSQIELTPEKSLDIQKVIGSDIAMVLDVCINSLSGYDAVKDSVQKTFNWALRSKRYHNNNHNNGQALFGIVQGGLFEDLRELSLSQITSLDFDGYALGGLAVGEKYQDSEKILKAFGNKLPENKPRYIMGIGSPTMMFLSVENGMDMFDCVLPTRMGRHGTALTWKGKLNLKSSQVKFDQKPIDEECDCYTCKNHSRGYIHHLFKKDEVLGKVLLSIHNLRFNISLVEKMREAIENDNFKFLKDEFFKSSTYSLTN, from the coding sequence ATGGATGATTCGCCTATAAAATTCGAATTAATTCATACTGACAAATACACCGGGGCTAGGCGAGGACGTATTATCACAAAACACGGCACCATTGAAACACCGGTTTTTATGCCAGTTGGTACGAATGCAACGGTAAAAACTCTTACAAACTCATTATTAAATGATATCAATAGTGAGATAATATTAGCCAATGCTTTTCATCTTTACTTAAGACCCGGGTTAGAAATTCTTGAGCATTTTAAAGGTCTTCATAACTTCATGAACTGGGAAAAACCAATTTTGACAGATAGCGGAGGGTTTCAGGTATTTTCCTTACCAAATACTAAATTAACTGATGAAAAAGTAATTTTCAAATCTCCGCTGGATGGTTCTCAAATAGAGTTAACACCAGAAAAATCTCTGGATATACAAAAAGTAATTGGGTCGGACATTGCAATGGTTCTAGATGTATGTATAAACTCCTTATCTGGTTACGATGCTGTAAAAGATAGCGTGCAAAAAACTTTTAATTGGGCTTTAAGATCCAAACGATATCATAATAATAATCATAATAATGGGCAGGCATTATTCGGTATAGTTCAGGGAGGACTCTTTGAAGATTTAAGAGAACTCAGTTTATCCCAGATAACCTCTTTGGATTTTGACGGTTATGCATTGGGTGGATTAGCCGTAGGAGAAAAATACCAAGATTCTGAAAAGATTTTAAAAGCTTTTGGCAATAAATTGCCCGAAAACAAACCAAGGTACATAATGGGAATAGGTTCTCCCACGATGATGTTTCTATCTGTGGAAAACGGTATGGATATGTTCGATTGCGTCTTACCAACAAGAATGGGAAGGCACGGAACGGCACTAACATGGAAAGGAAAACTCAACTTAAAATCCTCACAGGTTAAATTTGACCAAAAACCCATTGATGAAGAATGCGATTGTTATACTTGTAAAAATCACTCTCGTGGTTATATACACCATCTTTTCAAAAAAGATGAGGTGCTCGGGAAAGTCCTTTTAAGCATTCATAATTTGCGATTCAACATATCGCTGGTAGAGAAAATGAGAGAAGCTATAGAAAATGACAATTTTAAATTTCTTAAAGACGAATTCTTTAAAAGTTCTACATATTCTTTAACTAATTAA
- a CDS encoding VanZ family protein, producing MVDKKYKDIKKIKNVFWKVLFFLYIVFIIYLSISKPIINYINFKGEDKIVHFISYFLGADLFFMAFFKKSKRTYFILFLIFFLLVPVLTEYAQKFSIYHTYSNLDMVASYLGAVCGFIFFGFKYKAFN from the coding sequence ATGGTTGATAAAAAATATAAAGATATAAAAAAAATAAAAAATGTGTTTTGGAAAGTTTTGTTCTTTTTATATATAGTTTTTATTATATACCTTTCTATTTCTAAACCTATAATAAATTATATTAATTTCAAAGGGGAAGACAAAATAGTTCATTTTATCTCATACTTTTTGGGAGCCGATTTGTTCTTTATGGCATTCTTCAAAAAAAGTAAAAGAACTTATTTCATACTTTTTTTGATTTTTTTCCTTTTAGTTCCCGTATTAACTGAATATGCTCAAAAATTCAGTATTTATCATACATATAGCAATTTAGATATGGTTGCAAGTTATTTAGGAGCAGTTTGTGGTTTTATTTTTTTTGGTTTCAAATATAAAGCTTTCAATTAA
- a CDS encoding tetratricopeptide repeat protein, protein MKEVKYAIVYLNIDPNYAKLNNLPVKLPILAEDFQKVRKTNKIPLDVIIRGLEAQIDIDKNNQYYLSYLVYYYYEAFKKSLNDTDFEKAKEFLDKAGKIYPDYRLHFYTGLYYKKLGNLELAELHLKQSIKEKPNFAYGYYELGNLMYERNIYDEAIEYYSKSVELEKDFTLGFLKMADVYMENGRFEEAIPLLQKCIEIDKKFVPAYERLGVALNIHQRYKDAHKVHQKALEIDSDRYEIYYNDAHSLARLGNHNEAIKALEKAASLNETDYILHELALEYKNMGRYLQAIETEEKALKSASEENKDLIVLTLLKLYVIIENEEQVEKYFEILNLNPDFHAVAVNFKVLFELSQGRVERVKEILLKEPISNFTLLLDKLDRLDLYVSKLEEFADKNISDSIFESIDELGNIDPFSLSERLATNGIKRPFVSWLKESSIEPKLYPDGVELLTNSLLLSGFNYGLSERVATAISQFLWKDGDGLAFGRLLLRFYQDRILGESLSLEPFIQENVEEIKDMSFTFAQIFANFEEHLMDFDSIVEFKINNFKDALKVFLSMFRIQSMAEEITSVKFKDHNTKILSLFINNINSISNSFLQ, encoded by the coding sequence TTGAAAGAAGTAAAATATGCTATAGTTTACCTGAATATTGACCCCAATTATGCAAAGTTGAATAATCTTCCTGTAAAATTACCTATTTTAGCGGAAGATTTTCAAAAAGTAAGAAAAACCAATAAAATACCTTTGGATGTAATTATTAGAGGTTTAGAAGCTCAAATTGATATAGATAAAAACAACCAATATTACTTATCTTACTTGGTTTATTATTATTATGAAGCTTTTAAAAAATCCCTCAACGATACAGATTTTGAAAAAGCGAAGGAATTTTTAGATAAGGCAGGTAAAATTTATCCTGATTATAGATTGCATTTTTATACTGGATTATACTACAAAAAATTAGGAAATCTTGAACTCGCAGAATTACATTTAAAACAATCAATAAAAGAAAAGCCAAATTTTGCATATGGTTATTATGAACTTGGTAACCTCATGTATGAAAGAAACATCTATGATGAGGCGATAGAATATTACTCTAAATCTGTCGAACTTGAAAAGGACTTTACGTTAGGGTTTCTGAAAATGGCGGATGTATACATGGAAAATGGCAGATTCGAAGAAGCTATACCACTTCTACAAAAATGCATAGAGATCGATAAAAAATTTGTTCCCGCCTATGAAAGATTGGGTGTTGCTTTGAATATACATCAACGCTATAAAGATGCACACAAAGTCCACCAAAAAGCCTTAGAAATAGATAGCGATAGATATGAAATTTATTATAACGATGCTCATTCATTGGCTAGATTAGGAAACCACAATGAGGCAATAAAAGCCTTAGAAAAAGCCGCTTCCTTGAATGAAACAGATTATATACTTCACGAATTAGCTTTGGAATATAAAAACATGGGAAGATACTTACAAGCAATTGAAACAGAGGAAAAAGCTTTAAAATCAGCTTCAGAAGAAAATAAAGACCTTATTGTTTTAACTTTATTAAAACTCTATGTAATAATAGAAAATGAAGAACAAGTGGAAAAATATTTTGAAATTTTAAATTTGAATCCTGACTTTCACGCAGTTGCTGTTAATTTCAAAGTATTGTTCGAATTATCTCAAGGTAGAGTTGAAAGAGTGAAAGAAATATTGTTAAAAGAACCCATATCAAATTTTACCCTACTATTAGATAAATTAGACAGGTTAGATCTTTACGTTTCCAAACTGGAAGAATTTGCAGACAAAAATATTTCCGATTCAATATTTGAAAGTATAGACGAATTGGGAAATATCGACCCTTTTTCTTTGTCGGAACGTCTAGCAACCAACGGAATAAAGCGCCCTTTCGTTAGCTGGTTGAAAGAGAGCTCGATAGAACCAAAGTTATATCCAGATGGTGTTGAATTACTCACGAACAGTCTACTTCTTTCTGGCTTTAATTATGGCCTATCGGAAAGAGTAGCAACAGCTATATCACAGTTTCTTTGGAAAGATGGAGATGGGTTAGCTTTCGGTAGATTACTTTTAAGATTCTACCAAGATAGAATCTTAGGAGAATCCTTATCTTTAGAACCTTTTATTCAAGAAAATGTAGAAGAAATCAAAGACATGTCTTTTACTTTTGCTCAAATATTTGCTAATTTCGAAGAACATTTGATGGATTTTGACTCGATAGTAGAGTTTAAAATAAATAATTTTAAAGATGCTTTAAAAGTTTTTTTGTCCATGTTTAGAATACAAAGTATGGCTGAAGAAATAACTTCAGTCAAATTCAAAGATCATAACACAAAAATTTTATCTTTATTCATAAATAATATTAACTCGATTT